TTGGGTGATGAAGGTTCTGGAGCTTACTTCGGTAAAAATTTAGTTAGACTTTTTCTGTATGGACGTATGCCCAAGGATCTAAATGAGAAATTTGCGAATAAGTATAGAATCAATAAAGAGATTGTTATCAAAAATGTGTATCAAAAGGAGCGTCCAAATGCATTCTTAGCATCTTTTGCACCCTTCATGTCAGATAATATTACGCATCCATTTATTATTGATTTGGTTAAGAGCGGATTTGAGGAATTTGTTCAGGCATCAATTTTGACCTATCCAGATTATAATAAATATGACTGTCACTTTGTGGGTTCTATTGCATATAGTTTTGATCTAATTTTACGCGAAGTCTGTGATACACATCAGATCAAGGTAGGTACCATTTTAAAATCTCCTATTAACGAGCTGTTCAACGCAGTATTGGAAAGAGAGAGTAATTCATTATTAAGTCTTTAAACTAATTAAATATGATTATCGCTACTATTATGGTGTATATGTCAATGTTATTTGGCAATCCCAATTTTTATGATTTTAAGTTTACATCGCTTGAAGGTAAGGAAGTCAAAATGTCTGATTTCAAAGGTAAAAAAGTATTGATTGTGAATACTGCATCTAAATGTGGTTTTACAAAACAATATAAAGACCTCCAAGAATTACACAAAACTTTTGGAGATAAGCTGGTCATTATAGGATTTCCAGCAAATAATTTCGGACAACAAGAGCCAGGTTCAAATGCGCAAATTCAAGAGTTTTGTGAACAAAATTATGGTGTTGATTTTCTAATGGCAGAGAAAGTGGATGTGAAGGGTGATCAAATTGCTCCATTATTTAAGTATCTAACTGCACAGGAAAATCCCGATTTTAAGGGGGAGATTAAGTGGAATTTTGAAAAATTCCTGATCGATGAGCATGGTAAGCTTGTACACCGTTTCCGTTCAGCGACCAATCCACTCGATCCAGCAATTGTAAATTG
The genomic region above belongs to Sphingobacterium zeae and contains:
- a CDS encoding N-acetylglucosamine kinase, with the translated sequence MILVVDSGSSKSDWKLELPDSAPISFSTNGLNPFFVNEKEITRVIKEIPEIIPYADEVTELYFFGAGCITPDRREMVSNALTPLFENAYISVENDLFGSALATCGNKKGYVATLGTGSDLSFFDGEELMPSHNGNGYVLGDEGSGAYFGKNLVRLFLYGRMPKDLNEKFANKYRINKEIVIKNVYQKERPNAFLASFAPFMSDNITHPFIIDLVKSGFEEFVQASILTYPDYNKYDCHFVGSIAYSFDLILREVCDTHQIKVGTILKSPINELFNAVLERESNSLLSL
- a CDS encoding glutathione peroxidase, whose protein sequence is MIIATIMVYMSMLFGNPNFYDFKFTSLEGKEVKMSDFKGKKVLIVNTASKCGFTKQYKDLQELHKTFGDKLVIIGFPANNFGQQEPGSNAQIQEFCEQNYGVDFLMAEKVDVKGDQIAPLFKYLTAQENPDFKGEIKWNFEKFLIDEHGKLVHRFRSATNPLDPAIVNWVKN